A genomic region of Trifolium pratense cultivar HEN17-A07 linkage group LG3, ARS_RC_1.1, whole genome shotgun sequence contains the following coding sequences:
- the LOC123913253 gene encoding putative disease resistance protein At3g14460, producing the protein MEVIEGEKLVSLLNSVKVLLDKLGSTEFHNNYRRMKLNESLTGNLKNKLTKILIALNDDADIVNDTLRYALFEVENLIDEINTEALRRKVKADEYQTLNSTSQVLQKISTRFKRFNKLINSKLQKLIEKLELLSSAGGKKGESGVSNSSSVSNVTAPTTSSVVVDESCIYGRDNDIKKLKMMLLSEDANDHAGDCNVRMVSIVGMGGIGKTTLAKLLYNDREVKEKFGVRGWAHVSFSVYRVLERIIESIISQSILDGNPNSELIAWVDTMKNCSTGKAYRNLLLLTVQHVLRTNTFLLVLDDVLDVKFAFLLHLRNIFDDGKMGSRIIITARDERLLHSRQFYLSVHYLSPLESEDCWSLLARHAFGAYNDQQQSNLEEIGREIAKKCNGLPFAAVAFGDFLRTKLSPDYWNYVLESNIWELTDHDLQPFLQLNYHYLSTPLKRCFAYCSIFPKKSIIEKKLVVQLWMAEGLVESSTDQENIGEEYFDVLVSRSLIHQRSIGDKEEHFEMHNFVHDLATEVSSPHCINMDEHNLNDMIHNLSYNRGIYDSYDKFDKLYGLKGLRTFLALPLQEQLPLCLLSNKVVYDLLPTMKQLHVLSLSNYKSITEVPNSIGNLLYLRYLNLSHTKIERLPSETCKLYNLQFLLLAGCRRLIELPEDIGKLVNLIHLDVSDSALREMPVQIAKLKNLQTLSDFVVSKHSDGLKVAELGKFPQLHGKLSISQLQNVNDHLEADQADMKMKERIDDLTLEWDYGSTVPDSQIKSVVLEHLQPSTNLKNLTIKGYRGISFPNWLGDSLFGNMVYLKISNCDDCLWLPPVGQLHNLKELIIEGMPLVESIGIEFYGNDGSSFQPFPSLETLHFEDMQEWEEWNLIGGTATQFPSLKTLSLSKCPKLRVGNIADKLSSLNELKLRECPLLVQSMPLSDRVFRQLMFPLNSLRQLTIDGFRSPMFFPTDGLPKTLKFLIISNCVNLEFLPHEYLHNYTSLEELKISYSCNSMISFTLGALPVLRSLFIEGCINLKSILIAEDASEKSLSFLRSIKIWDCNQLDSFPPGGLATPNLAYIALWKCEKLHSLPEAMNSLTGLQEMEIDNLPNLQSLVIDDLPSSLQELTVGSVGGIMWNTEPTWEHLTCLSVLRINGNDTVNALMVPLLPSSLVTLCICGLGDTSFNGKWLQHLTSLQNLEIVNAPKLKLLPKEGLPSSLSVLSMTRCPLLEASLRRKQGKEWRKIAQIPAIIIDDEMIT; encoded by the coding sequence ATGGAGGTTATTGAAGGAGAAAAACTCGTCTCACTCTTAAATTCTGTTAAGGTATTGTTAGACAAACTTGGTTCTACTGAGTTCCACAACAATTACCGAAGAATGAAACTTAACGAGTCACTCACGGGAAATCTCAAGAATAAACTAACCAAGATTCTAATTGCACTCAATGATGATGCTGATATTGTCAATGATACACTCAGATATGCTCTCTTTGAAGTTGAAAATTTGATTGACGAAATCAACACTGAGGCGTTGCGTCGCAAAGTGAAAGCTGATGAGTATCAAACCCTAAATTCTACTTCTCAGGTTCTGCAAAAAATTTCAACTCGTTTTAAACGGTTTAATAAATTGATTAATTCTAAGTTgcaaaaattaattgaaaaattagAATTATTGAGTTCAGCTGGTGGAAAGAAAGGTGAATCAGGTGTTTCTAATTCGAGTAGTGTTTCGAATGTAACTGCTCCTACTACAAGTTCTGTTGTGGTTGATGAATCTTGTATTTATGGAAGAGACAATGATATAAAGAAACTTAAAATGATGTTGTTGTCTGAAGATGCTAATGATCATGCTGGTGATTGTAATGTAAGAATGGTTTCGATTGTGGGTATGGGAGGGATTGGTAAAACAACTCTTGCCAAACTACTTTACAATGATCGCGAAGTTAAGGAGAAATTTGGGGTGAGAGGGTGGGCACATGTGTCTTTTAGTGTTTACAGGGTTTTGGAAAGGATTATTGAATCTATCATTTCGCAAAGTATCCTGGATGGTAACCCGAATTCTGAACTTATTGCATGGGTTGATACTATGAAAAATTGCAGTACCGGTAAAGCTTACCGGAATCTTCTATTATTGACCGTGCAACATGTTCTTAGAACTAATACGTTTTTACTTGTATTGGATGACGTGTTGGATGTAAAATTCGCCTTTTTGTTACATCTGAGGAACATTTTTGATGATGGGAAAATGGGAAGCAGGATAATCATCACAGCACGGGATGAAAGATTGCTGCATTCCAGGCAATTCTATCTTTCTGTCCACTACTTGAGTCCTCTGGAAAGTGAAGATTGCTGGTCTTTACTTGCTAGACATGCATTTGGAGCATATAACGACCAACAACAATCCAATCTAGAAGAAATTGGCAGAGAAATTGCAAAGAAGTGTAATGGATTACCATTTGCTGCAGTAGCATTTGGTGATTTTCTTCGCACCAAGTTGTCCCCAGATTACTGGAATTATGTCCTAGAAAGTAACATTTGGGAATTGACAGATCATGACTTGCAACCTTTTCTACAATTGAACTACCATTATCTTTCGACTCCTTTAAAACGATGCTTTgcatattgttcaatttttccaaAGAAGTCCATCATAGAAAAAAAGCTAGTAGTTCAGTTGTGGATGGCAGAAGGCTTAGTAGAATCGTCCACAGATCAGGAAAATATTGGAGAAGAATACTTTGATGTACTAGTGTCAAGGTCGTTGATACATCAGCGATCTATTGGTGATAAGGAAGAACACTTTGAAATGCACAACTTCGTCCATGATTTAGCAACAGAGGTTTCATCTCCACATTGTATCAACATGGATGAACATAACCTAAATGATATGATACATAACTTATCATACAATAGAGGGATATATGACTCATATGATAAATTTGATAAATTGTATGGATTAAAAGGTCTACGTACCTTTCTAGCCTTACCATTACAAGAACAATTGCCTCTTTGTTTGCTATCAAACAAGGTAGTATATGATTTGTTGCCAACAATGAAACAATTACATGTCTTGTCTTTGTCAAACTACAAGAGTATCACTGAAGTTCCCAACTCTATTGGAAATTTGTTATACTTGCGATACTTAAATCTTTCTCACACTAAGATCGAAAGGTTGCCTTCTGAAACATGCAAGCTTTACAATCTGCAGTTCTTGTTGTTGGCAGGCTGTAGAAGGCTCATTGAATTGCCGGAGGACATAGGGAAATTGGTTAATCTCATTCACCTTGATGTTAGTGATAGTGCATTGAGGGAAATGCCTGTACAAATAGCCAAACTGAAAAATCTCCAAACTTTGTCTGACTTTGTTGTCAGCAAACATAGTGATGGATTAAAGGTTGCGGAGCTGGGAAAATTTCCCCAACTACATGGAAAGCTTTCCATCTCACAGCTACAAAATGTTAATGACCACTTAGAAGCAGATCAAGCTGATATGAAGATGAAAGAACGAATAGACGACTTAACTTTGGAATGGGATTATGGTAGTACTGTTCCAGATTCACAAATTAAAAGTGTTGTCCTTGAACATTTGCAACCCTCAACAAATTTGAAAAATCTAACCATCAAAGGCTATCGTGGAATCAGCTTTCCAAATTGGTTGGGTGATTCTTTATTTGGAAACATGGTGTATTTAAAGATCTCGAACTGTGATGATTGTTTATGGCTTCCACCCGTTGGACAATTGCATAATCTAAAAGAACTCATTATTGAAGGGATGCCCTTGGTAGAATCAATTGGTATTGAATTTTATGGAAATGATGGTTCTTCATTTCAACCATTTCCCTCTCTGGAGACTCTACACTTTGAAGATATGCAAGAGTGGGAGGAATGGAACTTGATTGGAGGTACAGCTACACAGTTTCCTAGTCTAAAAACTTTGTCACTAAGTAAGTGCCCGAAACTGAGAGTAGGAAACATAGCTGACAAATTGTCTTCCTTAAATGAACTTAAGTTAAGAGAATGCCCTCTACTGGTGCAATCAATGCCATTATCAGATCGTGTATTCAGGCAACTGATGTTTCCTCTGAATTCTCTTCGACAGTTAACCATAGACGGGTTTCGATCTCCGATGTTTTTCCCAACAGACGGTCTTCCAAAAACTTTGAAATTTCTCATAATCAGTAACTGTGTGAATCTAGAATTCCTTCCACATGAATACCTGCACAATTACACATCGCTCGAGGAATTGAAAATATCTTATAGCTGTAATTCAATGATATCATTCACCTTGGGTGCTCTCCCTGTCCTCAGAAGTCTGTTTATTGAGGGTTGTATAAATTTGAAATCAATATTAATTGCAGAAGACGCGTCGGAAAAAAGTCTCTCATTTCTTAGAAGCATTAAAATATGGGATTGTAATCAACTGGATTCATTTCCTCCAGGTGGATTGGCAACTCCAAACCTCGCTTATATTGCTTTGTGGAAGTGTGAAAAGCTTCATTCACTGCCAGAAGCAATGAACAGTCTAACTGGCCTTCAAGAAATGGAAATTGATAATCTACCAAATCTTCAATCTTTGGTCATAGATGATTTGCCTAGCAGTTTACAGGAACTGACTGTTGGCTCTGTTGGAGGGATTATGTGGAATACTGAGCCAACATGGGAACATCTCACTTGTCTTTCAGTGTTGCGAATAAACGGTAATGATACAGTGAATGCGCTGATGGTGCCATTGCTACCTTCATCTCTTGTGACACTATGCATTTGTGGCCTTGGTGATACCAGCTTTAATGGAAAGTGGCTTCAGCATCTCACTTCTCTCCAAAACCTTGAGATTGTTAACGCTCCCAAACTTAAGTTGTTGCCAAAAGAAGGATTGCCTTCCTCTCTTTCAGTACTAAGTATGACTCGCTGTCCATTACTGGAAGCAAGTTTGCGGAGGAAACAAGGGAAAGAGTGGCGTAAGATTGCTCAAATTCCTGCCATAATTATCGATGACGAAATGATCACATAA
- the LOC123913254 gene encoding putative disease resistance protein At3g14460 yields the protein MEGRDELLSHLKHVRVLLDGLVSSRVADSFQTTRLDVSLLKKLKTILLKHRVILEQQIYYGLDAGYWANLLDNVFNEVSSLFNKIINEAVEYENLTPTSLVFKSRSSLFKRLIHYKLQTSIERLEVASSTTTYDLVDDSSIQLPSLSTSIKMLLDRLHSTELVHKLDVSLLEILEIKLQYLETKYHAAEEKQITDLNGGHWLDMLRNVVFEFGYFFDEINTQALQTREEAEYQTQTATSQVLKNLSSPFKRFNGVTNSKFQKLIERLEFMSSRAHDRFGDFYSSTDWNENPTFSVFDDESSIYGRDSDRICWIFLVISIPVLIGIEQIYYGRDAGYWPNLLEYNVFNEVRYLLNKIVNEAVEYETLTPTSHVFKSRSSLFKRLIHYKLQTSIERLEFLSSTTSSDDSSIQLPSLSISVKLLLDRLDSTELFHNFRRTKLDVSLLENLKITLQDLETTYHDAEEKQITNLIGGHWLHMLRNVVFEFGYFFDEINTQALQSREEAEYQTQTATSQVLKNLSSPFKRFNGVTNSKFQKLIERLEFVSSRAHDQFGCFYSISDWNETPTFSVFDDESSIYGRDGDIEKLKHLLLSTDGDSKIGIISIVGIEGIGKTTLAKLLYHDPEVSDKFELKVWAHVSEYFAETILDDLNTYRNDTSDVNNIYPKFLLVLDEVRDARSINWTLLINIFGVGETGSRIIITTQDERVAPSMQTFEPTMQTFLFVHYLRPLESEHCWSLLARHAFAACNDQPQFNLEDIGREIANKCFGSPFAAIALGDILRTKFSLEYWKFVLESDLWVLTGHDVYPFIQLSYHYLSTPLKQCFAYCSIFPKKSILAKNMVVQLWIAEGLVESSIDQEKVGEEYFDVLVSRSLINQRSIGGDEAHFQMHDLIHDLATEVSSPYCINMDEHNLHDKVQNLSYNRGICDSYNKFDKLYGLKGLHTFIALPSQEKLPLCLLSNKVVHDLLPTMKQLCVLSLSSYKSITEIPNSIGNLLYLRYLNLSRTKIERLPSETCKLYNLQFLLLAGCRRLIELPEDIGKLVNLIHLDVSDTALREMPVQIAKLENLQTLSDFVVGKYNYGLKLSELGKFSHLHGKLSISQIQNVNEPFEADQANMKMKERIDELSLEWDYGSTVPDSQVQSVQLVIEHLQPSTNLKSLTIKGYRGIRFPNWLGDSLFGSMVYLKISNCDDCLWLPPFGQLHNLKELIIEGMPLVESIGIEFYGNDCSSFQPFPSLETLHFEDMQEWEEWNLIGGTATLFPILKTLSLSKCPKLIVGNIADKFSSLTELKLRECPLLLQSMPLSDHVFRQLMFPLNSLQQLTIDGFPSPMFFPTDGLPKTLKFLIIRNCENLEFLPNEYLHNYTSLEELKISYSCNSMISFTLGALPVLRSLFIEGCKNLKSILIAEETSEKSLSFLRSIKLWDCNELDSFPPGGLATPDLAYFALWKCEKLHSLPEAMNSLTGLQEMEIDNLPNLQSFVIDDFPSSLQELTVGYVGGIMWNTEPTWEHLNCLSVFRINGNDTVNSLMVPLLPASLVTLCIRGFNDKSIDRKWFQHLTSLQNLEIVNAPKLKSLPKKGLPSSLSVLIITRCSLLEASLRRKRGKEWRKIAQIPAIIINDKLIT from the coding sequence ATGGAGGGTAGAGATGAACTCTTGTCACACTTAAAACATGTGCGGGTGTTGTTAGACGGGCTTGTTTCTAGCCGAGTGGCTGACAGCTTCCAAACCACAAGGCTTGACGTTTCACTCTTGAAAAAGCTGAAGACAATATTGCTGAAACATCGAGTTATACTTGAGCAACAGATCTACTACGGACTTGATGCAGGATATTGGGCGAATTTGCTGGATAATGTCTTTAATGAAGTTAGCTCTTTGTTTAACAAAATCATCAATGAAGCAGTTGAGTATGAAAACCTAACTCCTACTTCTCTTGTTTTCAAAAGTCGCTCTTCTCTTTTCAAACGGTTGATTCATTATAAATTGCAAACATCAATTGAAAGATTAGAGGTCGCGAGCTCTACTACAACTTATGATCTAGTTGATGACTCTTCTATACAACTCCCCTCACTCTCAACTTCtattaagatgttgttagatagGCTTCATTCTACTGAGCTCGTCCACAAGCTTGATGTTTCACTCTTGGAAATCCTGGAGATAAAATTGCAGTATCTTGAAACTAAGTATCATGCTGCTGAGGAGAAACAGATCACTGATCTTAATGGAGGACATTGGTTGGATATGTTGAGAAATGTTGTCTTTGAATTTGGCTATTTCTTTGACGAAATCAACACTCAAGCATTGCAAACCAGAGAGGAAGCAGAGTATCAAACCCAAACCGCTACTTCTCAGGTGTTGAAAAATCTTTCTTCTCCTTTCAAACGGTTTAATGGAGTCACTAAttctaaatttcaaaaattaattgaaagatTAGAGTTCATGAGTTCACGAGCACACGATCGATTTGGTGATTTCTATTCCAGTACTGATTGGAATGAAAATCCTACATTTTCTGTTTTCGATGATGAATCTTCTATTTATGGAAGAGATAGTGACAGAATTTGCTGGATATTTTTGGTGATTTCTATTCCAGTACTGATTGGAATTGAACAGATCTACTACGGACGTGATGCTGGATATTGGCCGAATTTGCTGGAATATAATGTCTTTAATGAAGTTCGCTATTTGCTTAACAAAATCGTCAATGAAGCAGTTGAGTATGAAACCCTAACTCCTACTTCTCATGTTTTCAAAAGTCGTTCTTCTCTTTTCAAACGGTTGATTCATTATAAATTGCAAACATCAATTGAAAGATTAGAGTTCTTGAGCTCTACTACAAGTTCTGATGACTCTTCTATACAACTCCCCTCACTCTCAATTTCTGTTAAGCTGTTGTTAGACAGGCTTGATTCTACCGAGCTCTTCCACAACTTCCGGAGAACCAAGCTTGATGTTTCCCTCTTGGAAAACCTCAAAATAACACTGCAAGATCTTGAAACTACGTAtcatgatgctgaggagaaacaGATCACTAATCTTATTGGAGGACATTGGTTGCATATGTTGAGAAATGTTGTCTTTGAATTTGGCTATTTCTTTGACGAAATCAACACTCAAGCATTGCAAAGCAGAGAGGAAGCAGAGTATCAAACCCAAACTGCTACTTCTCAGGTGTTGAAAAATCTTTCTTCTCCTTTCAAACGGTTTAATGGAGTGACTAAttctaaatttcaaaaattaattgaaagatTAGAGTTCGTGAGTTCCCGAGCACACGATCAATTTGGTTGTTTCTATTCCATAAGTGATTGGAATGAAACTCCTACATTTTCTGTTTTCGATGATGAATCTTCTATTTATGGAAGAGACGGTGACATAGAGAAACTTAAACATCTTTTGTTGTCTACTGATGGTGATAGTAAAATAGGAATTATTTCCATTGTGGGTATTGAAGGGATTGGTAAAACAACCCTTGCTAAACTTCTTTACCATGATCCCGAAGTATCTGACAAATTTGAGTTAAAAGTGTGGGCACATGTCTCAGAATATTTTGCTGAAACAATTCTTGATGACTTGAATACATACAGAAATGACACAAGTGATGTGAATAACATTTATCCAAAGTTTTTGCTAGTATTGGATGAGGTAAGGGATGCAAGATCTATCAATTGGACATTACTGATTAATATCTTTGGTGTTGGCGAAACAGGAAGTAGGATCATCATCACAACACAGGATGAAAGAGTTGCACCATCCATGCAAACCTTTGAGCCAACCATGCAAACCTTTCTTTTTGTCCACTACTTGAGACCTCTGGAGAGTGAACATTGCTGGTCTTTACTTGCAAGACATGCATTTGCAGCATGTAATGACCAACCACAATTCAATCTAGAAGATATTGGCAGAGAAATTGCAAATAAATGTTTTGGATCACCATTTGCTGCAATAGCACTTGGGGATATTCTCCGCACCAAATTTTCGTTAGAGTACTGGAAGTTTGTGCTAGAAAGCGACCTTTGGGTATTGACGGGTCATGACGTGTATCCTTTTATACAATTGAGCTACCACTATCTTTCGACTCCTTTAAAACAATGCTTTgcatattgttcaatttttccaaAGAAGTCCATCTTAGCAAAAAATATGGTAGTTCAGTTGTGGATCGCTGAAGGCTTGGTAGAATCGTCCATTGACCAGGAAAAAGTTGGAGAAGAATACTTTGATGTATTAGTATCAAGGTCGTTGATAAATCAACGATCTATTGGTGGTGATGAAGCACATTTTCAAATGCACGACCTCATCCATGATTTAGCTACAGAGGTTTCATCTCCATATTGTATCAATATGGATGAACATAACCTACATGATAAGGTACAAAACTTATCATACAACAGAGGGATATGTGACTCATATAATAAATTTGATAAGTTGTATGGATTAAAAGGTCTACATACCTTTATAGCATTACCATCACAAGAAAAATTGCCTCTTTGTTTGCTATCAAACAAGGTAGTACATGATTTGTTGCCAACAATGAAACAATTATGCGTGTTGTCTTTGTCAAGTTATAAGAGTATCACTGAGATTCCAAATTCTATTGGAAATTTGTTATACCTGCGGTACTTAAATCTTTCTCGCACTAAGATCGAAaggctgccttctgaaacatgCAAGCTTTACAATCTGCAGTTCTTGTTGTTGGCAGGCTGTAGAAGGCTCATTGAATTGCCTGAGGACATAGGGAAATTGGTTAATCTCATTCACCTTGATGTCAGTGACACTGCATTGAGGGAGATGCCCGTACAAATAGCCAAACTAGAAAATCTCCAAACTTTGTCTGACTTTGTTGTCGGCAAATATAATTATGGATTAAAGCTCTCGGAGCTGGGAAAATTTTCCCACCTACATGGAAAACTTTCCATCTCACAGATACAAAATGTCAATGAACCCTTTGAAGCAGATCAAGCAAATATGAAGATGAAAGAACGAATAGATGAGTTATCTTTGGAATGGGATTATGGTAGTACTGTTCCAGATTCACAAGTTCAAAGTGTTCAACTTGTAATTGAACATTTGCAACCCTCAACAAATTTGAAAAGTCTAACCATCAAAGGCTATCGTGGAATCCGCTTTCCAAATTGGTTGGGTGATTCTTTATTTGGAAGCATGGTGTATTTAAAGATCTCGAACTGTGATGATTGTTTATGGCTTCCACCCTTTGGACAATTGCATAATCTAAAAGAACTCATTATTGAAGGGATGCCATTGGTAGAGTCAATTGGTATTGAGTTCTATGGAAATGATTGTTCTTCATTTCAACCATTTCCCTCTTTGGAGACTCTACACTTTGAGGATATGCAAGAGTGGGAGGAATGGAACTTGATTGGAGGTACGGCTACACTGTTTCCTATTCTAAAAACTTTGTCACTAAGTAAGTGCCCAAAACTGATAGTAGGAAACATAGCTGACAAATTTTCGTCCTTAACTGAACTTAAGTTAAGAGAATGCCCTCTACTGTTGCAATCAATGCCATTATCAGATCATGTATTCAGGCAACTGATGTTTCCTCTGAATTCCCTTCAACAGTTAACCATAGATGGGTTTCCATCTCCGATGTTTTTCCCAACAGACGGTCTACCAAAAACTCTGAAATTTCTCATAATCAGAAACTGTGAGAATCTAGAGTTCCTTCCAAATGAATACTTGCACAATTACACATCACTTGAGGAATTGAAAATATCTTATAGCTGCAATTCAATGATATCATTCACCTTGGGTGCTCTCCCTGTCCTCAGAAGTCTGTTTATTGAGGGTTgtaaaaatttgaaatcaatATTAATTGCAGAAGAAACGTCGGAAAAAAGTCTCTCATTTCTTAGAAGCATTAAATTATGGGATTGTAATGAACTGGATTCATTTCCTCCAGGTGGATTGGCAACTCCAGACCTTGCTTATTTTGCCTTGTGGAAGTGTGAAAAGCTTCATTCACTGCCAGAAGCAATGAACAGTCTAACTGGCCTTCAAGAAATGGAAATTGATAATCTACCAAATCTTCAATCTTTTGTCATTGATGATTTTCCTAGTAGTTTACAGGAACTGACTGTTGGCTATGTTGGAGGGATTATGTGGAATACTGAGCCAACTTGGGAACATCTCAATTGTCTTTCAGTGTTTCGAATTAACGGTAATGATACAGTGAACTCGCTGATGGTGCCATTGCTACCTGCATCTCTTGTGACACTATGCATCCGTGGTTTTAATGATAAAAGCATTGATAGGAAGTGGTTTCAACATCTCACTTCTCTCCAAAACCTTGAGATTGTTAACGCTCCCAAACTTAAGTCGTTGCCAAAAAAAGGATTGCCTTCCTCTCTTTCAGTACTAATTATAACTCGCTGTTCATTACTGGAAGCAAGTTTGCGGAGGAAACGAGGGAAAGAGTGGCGTAAGATTGCTCAAATTCCTGCCATAATTATCAATGACAAATTGATTACATAA